One genomic region from Ornithinicoccus hortensis encodes:
- a CDS encoding Hsp20/alpha crystallin family protein yields the protein MVLLRSNPVRYVDPAAETRRRTDGPSERARVIPMDAWREDDAFVIEFELPGLDAEAIGLDAERGVVTITAERPDLTDDIEPIVAERPRGTFRRHLVLGENLDVDDCVAKYDAGVLTLRVPLARETRSHKIPISSPEEPRPDAASTERGGGS from the coding sequence ATGGTGCTGCTGCGTAGCAATCCCGTCAGGTACGTCGACCCGGCCGCGGAGACACGCCGCCGGACCGACGGACCGTCAGAACGAGCTCGGGTCATCCCGATGGATGCCTGGCGCGAGGATGACGCATTCGTCATCGAGTTCGAGTTGCCGGGCCTCGACGCGGAAGCCATCGGCCTGGATGCTGAGCGGGGGGTGGTCACCATCACTGCCGAACGGCCGGACCTTACGGACGACATCGAGCCGATCGTGGCAGAGCGGCCCCGGGGAACCTTCCGGAGGCACTTGGTGCTGGGTGAGAACCTCGACGTCGACGACTGCGTTGCGAAGTACGACGCTGGCGTGTTGACGTTGCGCGTCCCGCTGGCCCGCGAGACCAGAAGCCACAAGATCCCGATCTCATCGCCAGAGGAGCCTCGCCCGGACGCCGCGTCCACGGAGCGTGGTGGTGGGTCATGA
- a CDS encoding J domain-containing protein, protein MLGVPRHAAPQEISRAYRVLLRRYHPDTRPPVAAASPAGGPASDARLQDILMAYAALRKTRGRAAGAAATYEPHATRIPVTIRRAPAPPGRQAPTIVAGPVRWGPSEVRGR, encoded by the coding sequence GTGCTCGGCGTGCCGCGCCACGCCGCCCCTCAGGAGATCAGCCGCGCCTACCGGGTACTCCTCCGCCGGTACCACCCGGACACGCGGCCACCCGTCGCCGCCGCGTCACCAGCCGGAGGTCCGGCATCCGACGCCCGGCTGCAGGACATACTCATGGCCTACGCCGCACTCCGGAAGACTCGCGGCAGAGCCGCGGGCGCTGCCGCGACGTACGAGCCGCACGCGACGCGCATCCCGGTGACCATCCGCCGGGCTCCCGCTCCACCAGGGAGACAGGCTCCAACGATCGTGGCCGGCCCCGTGAGGTGGGGCCCGTCCGAGGTCAGAGGGCGGTAG
- a CDS encoding cupin domain-containing protein, whose translation MDGFVIERADGRDDGEDWTENYQRLPGDANISIILEATSQAGVGPRLHQHPYAETFIIRRGSATFTIGSETVEGRAGQVLVVPADTPHRFSTGPQGYEAVHIHANPEFVTEWLE comes from the coding sequence ATGGACGGATTCGTCATTGAACGCGCCGACGGCCGGGACGACGGCGAGGACTGGACCGAGAACTATCAGCGCCTTCCCGGGGACGCCAACATCTCGATCATCCTGGAGGCCACATCGCAGGCCGGTGTGGGGCCGCGGCTGCACCAGCATCCGTATGCCGAGACGTTCATCATCCGGCGTGGCTCGGCCACCTTCACCATCGGTTCGGAGACCGTGGAAGGTCGCGCGGGTCAGGTGCTCGTGGTGCCCGCCGACACGCCGCACCGGTTCTCGACGGGGCCGCAGGGGTATGAGGCTGTGCACATCCACGCGAACCCGGAGTTCGTCACGGAGTGGCTCGAGTAG
- a CDS encoding SDR family NAD(P)-dependent oxidoreductase, whose translation MRRVTSASPVPTAVVTGATGGIGEHLVYRLIARGYRVLAVGRSEERLAEVVDLACGAAASQSGGDGPPRGARGADPATGTVVPVIWDQAAKRDVPEPLRSLPEVDVLVHNAAVGDVVAVADTTPESWTEVWEVNVASAGRLTAALLPALRLGAGHVILVNAAPGVTGVPKWSGYVATKAALREFADSLRAEESASGVRVTSVFPPATATDLLERVRTAFGRDYDPATLVAPSSAAAMILSVLDHPRDAYAEELLIGGTGVR comes from the coding sequence ATGAGGCGCGTGACCAGCGCGTCCCCTGTCCCTACCGCCGTGGTGACCGGAGCGACGGGTGGGATCGGGGAGCACCTCGTCTACCGGCTGATTGCCCGCGGGTATCGGGTCCTGGCGGTCGGTCGCTCGGAGGAACGTCTCGCCGAAGTCGTGGACCTCGCGTGTGGGGCCGCCGCCTCCCAGTCGGGCGGCGACGGTCCCCCCAGGGGGGCCAGGGGTGCCGACCCCGCGACCGGCACCGTCGTCCCGGTGATCTGGGACCAGGCGGCCAAGCGGGACGTGCCTGAGCCCCTGCGCTCGCTGCCAGAGGTCGACGTGCTGGTGCACAACGCGGCCGTTGGCGACGTGGTGGCTGTCGCGGACACGACGCCCGAGAGTTGGACCGAGGTGTGGGAGGTCAACGTCGCCTCGGCGGGCCGGCTGACGGCGGCCCTGCTGCCTGCCCTCCGGCTCGGCGCCGGGCACGTCATCTTGGTCAATGCCGCACCCGGTGTCACCGGGGTGCCGAAGTGGTCGGGGTACGTCGCCACCAAAGCGGCACTGCGCGAATTCGCGGATTCGTTGCGCGCCGAGGAGTCCGCGTCGGGAGTCCGCGTGACATCCGTCTTCCCGCCGGCCACCGCTACCGACCTGCTGGAACGCGTGCGCACCGCATTCGGAAGGGACTACGACCCCGCCACCCTCGTCGCCCCTTCGTCGGCCGCGGCCATGATCCTTTCCGTGCTGGACCACCCTCGGGACGCCTACGCCGAGGAGCTCTTGATCGGCGGCACCGGAGTGCGGTGA
- a CDS encoding AAA family ATPase — protein sequence MSLLALVNGAPGSGKSTVVSKVVESRPLALALDVDLLKHSLGRWADYQPESGLAARRLALALARAHLTDGRDVLVGQYLARTPYIEELEHLAGEVGARWCEVVLDVSADRLRQRLSARRADPQRPEHLVNGPLSDPEDAEAFVASMTALREERTGAVVVDANGGVAPTVERLRAALAGPLDD from the coding sequence ATGTCCCTGCTCGCGCTGGTCAACGGCGCCCCCGGCTCCGGCAAGTCCACGGTCGTGTCCAAGGTGGTGGAGTCCCGCCCCCTGGCGCTGGCGCTCGACGTGGACCTGCTCAAGCACTCCCTGGGCCGCTGGGCGGATTACCAGCCCGAGTCGGGCCTCGCGGCCCGGCGCCTCGCACTGGCGCTGGCCAGGGCTCACCTGACGGACGGGCGCGACGTGCTGGTCGGGCAGTACCTCGCACGCACCCCCTACATCGAGGAGTTGGAACATCTGGCGGGGGAGGTCGGAGCACGGTGGTGCGAGGTCGTCCTCGACGTCTCGGCCGACAGGTTGAGGCAGCGGCTCTCCGCTCGCCGGGCGGACCCGCAGCGGCCCGAACACCTCGTGAACGGTCCGCTCTCGGATCCCGAGGATGCCGAGGCGTTTGTCGCCTCCATGACGGCTCTCCGGGAGGAGCGCACCGGTGCCGTCGTGGTCGACGCCAACGGCGGCGTCGCCCCGACGGTGGAGCGACTTCGAGCCGCTCTGGCGGGCCCGCTCGACGATTAA
- a CDS encoding aminoglycoside phosphotransferase family protein, translating to MSTLHTDEVDIDDSTLRQLVDDQFPQWRGLSLRPAGHGTDNRMVRLGDELVLRLPRTPGTAEDVAKESWWLPRLSPHLPLEVPTPMGTGAPGAGYPFPWSVYRWIEGEPVDPERLRDPELFGVDLARFVRALHRIDLMGATREGTLSHYRGGRLSDLDASVRTDLEACRWLPGLDLDLTRLEAIWEDAVDQSLPAQPHTWMHSDLKPSNLVVRDGRLVGVIDFGGLSVGDPAGEHAAIWDLPAAARRSYAEELAIPRGTRVLARAWALAISLSGVPYYWETWPPFVQECLRRLRLILADPDDL from the coding sequence ATGAGCACGCTCCACACCGACGAGGTCGACATCGACGACTCGACGCTCCGTCAGCTGGTCGACGACCAGTTCCCGCAGTGGCGCGGACTGTCGCTGCGGCCCGCGGGGCACGGGACGGACAACCGGATGGTGCGCCTGGGGGACGAGCTCGTGCTGCGGCTGCCGAGGACCCCGGGGACCGCCGAGGACGTGGCCAAGGAGAGCTGGTGGTTGCCGCGGCTCTCGCCGCACCTGCCGCTGGAGGTCCCGACTCCGATGGGCACCGGCGCCCCGGGGGCCGGGTACCCGTTCCCGTGGTCGGTCTACCGGTGGATCGAGGGGGAACCGGTGGACCCCGAGCGGCTCCGGGATCCCGAGCTGTTCGGCGTCGATCTCGCGCGGTTCGTCCGTGCGCTACACCGGATCGACCTGATGGGCGCCACCCGTGAGGGCACGCTGAGCCACTACCGCGGCGGACGGCTGAGCGATCTCGACGCCTCAGTCCGGACAGACCTCGAGGCCTGCCGGTGGCTGCCCGGCCTCGACCTGGACCTGACGCGGCTGGAGGCGATCTGGGAGGACGCGGTGGACCAGAGCCTTCCGGCCCAACCGCACACGTGGATGCACAGCGACCTCAAGCCGTCCAACCTGGTTGTCCGCGACGGCCGGCTGGTGGGCGTCATCGACTTCGGCGGGCTGTCCGTCGGCGACCCCGCCGGCGAGCACGCCGCCATCTGGGACCTGCCGGCTGCGGCACGACGCTCGTATGCCGAGGAGCTGGCGATCCCGCGCGGAACCCGGGTATTGGCCCGGGCCTGGGCGCTGGCCATCTCGCTCTCGGGTGTCCCCTACTACTGGGAGACGTGGCCGCCATTCGTCCAGGAGTGCCTGCGCAGGCTGCGGCTGATCCTCGCCGATCCGGACGACCTGTAG